The following are encoded in a window of Paenibacillaceae bacterium GAS479 genomic DNA:
- a CDS encoding cold-shock DNA-binding protein family produces the protein MQRGTVKWFNAEKGYGFIEMEGGSDVFVHYSAITGEGFKTLDEGQAVEFNVVDGSRGPQAENVVRL, from the coding sequence ATGCAAAGAGGTACTGTGAAATGGTTCAACGCTGAGAAAGGCTACGGCTTTATCGAGATGGAAGGCGGAAGCGACGTATTCGTACATTACTCCGCAATCACGGGCGAAGGCTTCAAAACTCTTGACGAAGGTCAAGCTGTTGAGTTCAACGTTGTTGACGGAAGCCGTGGACCACAAGCTGAGAACGTTGTAAGACTGTAG
- a CDS encoding TolB protein — MVKSLMKITSMPVQLFILNKFKPAPIWNLRIGAGCLRRGGIFLNKINIRSSALAISVTLLLIVSACGTASSAERQLVERLGKEITVIQSNAGALYKSGPVVDKTVQLGADFIGLDWTGEDSLIVSKRAKQMIGQVADEQKPPSYLYLRHLNKSQDSSPTLGMEEILKGNENFVYTQISPDKKHLFYIQQSENYVHRVGKIMNLETGGITEIKSDVGVIWEAAWTDKKSLLLMTGNGMIVRLDVTGKVSEVLETGEVNIPPSLVVSSNGSVYISHSSSTLFVYDPTASVFIKIMDNARLVAPSPDGNRLAIVKRISAAEEKLIFTDLNGKTEKTIGTSASINGISWSPDGQRLAYSVTSDAGTGNNGVFITNEQTTESTPLKLTNDSVSGLMKWSPSGKKLLINYEAYDKDSRTFQFNGTVVYFK, encoded by the coding sequence ATGGTAAAGTCATTAATGAAAATTACCAGCATGCCGGTGCAGTTGTTTATTTTAAATAAGTTCAAGCCTGCTCCTATCTGGAATCTCCGGATTGGGGCAGGCTGTTTAAGACGTGGGGGAATATTCTTGAACAAAATAAACATCCGCAGTTCGGCACTTGCTATAAGCGTCACTCTTTTATTAATCGTATCGGCTTGCGGAACCGCCAGCAGTGCTGAACGGCAACTCGTCGAGCGACTGGGCAAAGAAATAACCGTTATTCAAAGTAATGCTGGAGCCCTATATAAATCGGGACCAGTGGTAGACAAGACCGTCCAATTGGGCGCCGATTTTATCGGCCTAGACTGGACGGGTGAAGATAGCCTTATTGTCAGCAAGAGGGCTAAACAAATGATTGGCCAAGTCGCGGATGAACAAAAGCCTCCGTCCTACCTGTACCTTCGACATCTTAATAAGTCACAAGACAGTAGTCCAACCTTGGGAATGGAAGAGATTTTGAAGGGGAATGAAAATTTTGTATATACTCAAATATCTCCGGACAAAAAACATCTCTTTTACATTCAGCAATCGGAAAATTATGTTCACCGTGTAGGAAAGATTATGAATTTGGAGACGGGCGGCATCACTGAAATCAAGTCCGACGTTGGGGTCATTTGGGAGGCCGCTTGGACGGATAAGAAAAGTTTATTGTTAATGACGGGAAATGGGATGATTGTTCGCTTGGATGTAACGGGAAAAGTCAGTGAAGTTCTGGAAACAGGTGAGGTGAATATACCTCCCAGTCTCGTTGTATCAAGTAATGGCAGTGTTTACATTTCTCATTCATCAAGTACGTTATTTGTATACGATCCAACTGCCAGTGTATTTATTAAGATTATGGATAATGCGCGATTGGTCGCTCCTTCCCCGGACGGCAATCGTCTGGCAATTGTCAAAAGAATAAGCGCTGCCGAGGAAAAGCTTATTTTCACCGATTTGAATGGCAAGACGGAAAAGACAATTGGCACCAGTGCGTCTATTAATGGAATTAGCTGGTCGCCGGACGGACAGAGGCTTGCTTACTCTGTCACGAGTGACGCCGGGACCGGGAATAACGGTGTATTTATTACGAATGAGCAAACTACCGAATCCACTCCACTCAAACTTACTAACGATTCCGTTTCAGGATTAATGAAGTGGAGTCCTTCCGGCAAAAAGCTGTTGATCAACTATGAAGCCTATGACAAAGATTCTAGAACGTTTCAATTCAATGGTACGGTTGTTTATTTTAAATAG
- a CDS encoding WD40-like Beta Propeller Repeat — translation MFNKRIKRSTLAVLSAATVLSAVAGGAAYATEPLKKATNSKEAAVAQTSELKVLKTADLGLSWLGKEWIDENNIVMTNFDTILNKNEEKLRNDLFTLNLGQSEGSNLLKGKKELFDGKQEIGNVQLSPDGKNLFFVERTAPHSLGGAAKIMNLETGKVTTIKSDSVRMEETGAWLDNNTVFFAGFEDGENEAVFQSDLNGKTSKIAKGGMVFSLAVSGKTLYYTSSASVMAYDTVSKKSTKVTDKDVYAPFVAPSPDGTRLAMVTQEYKNEKLESHLVITDLDGNKQQTIATGREIFAPNWSPDGKTLAYTVNKYPDTKNNGAYIADVKTGKSTSLGLTKQTHVFFNWSPSGEKLMVNYGKVINENYQHAGAVVYFK, via the coding sequence ATGTTTAACAAACGAATTAAACGCTCTACATTAGCCGTACTAAGTGCAGCTACAGTTTTATCTGCTGTGGCCGGTGGAGCTGCTTATGCCACAGAGCCTTTAAAAAAAGCAACTAACAGTAAAGAGGCGGCTGTTGCCCAAACATCGGAACTTAAAGTGCTCAAAACGGCCGATCTTGGCTTGAGTTGGCTAGGAAAGGAATGGATCGACGAGAACAATATTGTAATGACAAACTTCGATACGATCCTTAACAAAAACGAAGAGAAACTGCGGAATGATCTGTTCACGCTAAACCTTGGTCAGTCGGAGGGAAGCAACCTTTTAAAAGGAAAGAAAGAGCTCTTTGATGGAAAACAGGAAATCGGCAATGTCCAATTATCTCCTGATGGAAAAAATCTGTTTTTTGTCGAAAGAACTGCTCCACATTCGTTGGGCGGCGCCGCTAAGATCATGAATCTGGAGACGGGCAAAGTTACCACAATTAAATCCGATTCAGTGAGAATGGAAGAAACAGGGGCTTGGCTCGATAACAACACGGTATTTTTTGCAGGGTTTGAAGACGGTGAGAATGAGGCTGTTTTCCAATCGGATTTAAATGGGAAAACAAGCAAAATAGCAAAAGGTGGGATGGTGTTTAGCCTTGCAGTATCCGGGAAAACATTGTATTACACCAGCTCGGCCTCAGTAATGGCTTACGATACGGTTTCGAAGAAATCAACAAAAGTTACCGACAAGGACGTTTATGCTCCATTTGTCGCTCCTTCTCCTGACGGTACTCGTCTGGCGATGGTCACCCAAGAATATAAAAATGAAAAATTGGAATCACATCTAGTTATTACGGATTTGGATGGTAATAAACAGCAAACAATTGCAACTGGACGTGAAATTTTCGCACCAAATTGGTCCCCGGACGGTAAAACGTTGGCATACACTGTTAATAAATATCCTGATACTAAGAATAACGGAGCGTATATTGCCGACGTCAAAACCGGTAAATCTACATCGCTGGGATTAACTAAGCAGACCCATGTATTTTTCAACTGGAGTCCTTCCGGTGAAAAGCTGATGGTCAACTATGGTAAAGTCATTAATGAAAATTACCAGCATGCCGGTGCAGTTGTTTATTTTAAATAA
- a CDS encoding RNA polymerase sigma factor, sigma-70 family yields the protein MKDTVNRAAAGDRAAWEELAARSLPLARAAARSRLRDAALAEDAVQEALLEAFLNLHKLREAEAFPGWLGRIVERQCWRQLRKLQGGTVSYEEQQARDDGAMPLPEQTVRRETAQLVRESLAALPPGQRLAAELFYLEGYSLKELSSYLDRPEAVLRKRLFDARRKLRSALPLTDAASVIKDLYGRNTGMLHIVNGDFVGDKLRKYGLEGDILVWREVYSFGPISERIIGEGVERENRAAYLEGTLGIPQAQYLEGCKYQEEKLEAYREQKGQIILWFEHDLFDQAMLAALLHRLSEWPDAAAGRVSLLCIGEYPGVEPFLGLGQLSPEQLGRLSGSWSQVSKRELELGRELWRAYTAASPLPMQQLLDGDLSPLPYAAAAFKAHLSRLPSTQDGLGVEQRTTLELLREFGPMSPLELFGLYGPRLHLLGSGDLQYWHVLRGMLQGESPLLQMEGESDLPLYNEDSSGLKQNLLKVTEQGLAALEGRFQVDAAYRLGDKTAGSLLSITVDGLQEEEWLGGIRLSASKMRWLWDLEQERPIEMEADN from the coding sequence ATGAAAGATACGGTAAATCGGGCGGCCGCCGGAGATCGCGCCGCTTGGGAGGAACTGGCGGCCCGATCTTTGCCGCTGGCCAGGGCAGCAGCCCGCAGCCGTCTGCGCGATGCTGCCTTGGCGGAGGACGCCGTTCAGGAGGCGCTGCTCGAAGCCTTTCTTAATCTGCACAAGCTGCGGGAAGCAGAGGCTTTCCCAGGCTGGCTGGGACGCATCGTTGAGCGGCAATGCTGGAGACAGCTGCGTAAGCTGCAAGGGGGCACGGTTTCCTATGAGGAGCAGCAGGCTCGGGATGACGGCGCGATGCCGCTGCCGGAGCAGACAGTGCGCCGGGAGACGGCGCAGCTGGTGCGGGAATCGCTGGCGGCGCTTCCGCCCGGGCAGCGGCTGGCTGCGGAGTTATTTTACCTGGAGGGCTATTCGCTGAAGGAGCTGTCGTCGTATCTGGACCGCCCGGAGGCTGTGCTCCGTAAGCGCTTGTTCGACGCCCGGCGCAAGCTGAGAAGTGCTCTGCCGCTTACCGATGCGGCTTCCGTGATTAAGGATTTGTACGGGAGGAATACGGGGATGCTGCATATCGTGAATGGGGATTTCGTTGGGGACAAGCTTCGGAAGTATGGGCTCGAGGGCGACATTTTGGTCTGGAGGGAAGTCTACTCGTTTGGTCCGATCAGTGAGCGCATAATCGGTGAGGGGGTCGAGCGGGAGAACAGGGCCGCTTATCTGGAAGGGACGCTCGGTATCCCGCAGGCGCAATACCTGGAGGGCTGCAAGTACCAGGAGGAGAAGCTTGAGGCATACCGGGAACAAAAAGGTCAGATCATCCTCTGGTTTGAGCATGACCTGTTCGATCAAGCAATGCTTGCAGCGCTGCTGCATCGGCTGTCGGAATGGCCGGATGCCGCCGCGGGACGAGTCAGCTTGCTATGCATAGGGGAATATCCCGGCGTAGAGCCTTTTCTGGGGCTCGGTCAGCTATCGCCCGAGCAGCTCGGCCGTCTGAGCGGGAGCTGGAGTCAGGTGTCTAAGCGTGAGTTGGAGCTTGGCCGTGAGCTGTGGCGGGCCTATACCGCCGCGAGTCCACTGCCGATGCAACAGCTGCTAGACGGCGATCTTTCGCCGCTTCCCTATGCGGCTGCCGCATTTAAAGCTCATCTGTCTCGGCTTCCGTCGACGCAGGACGGGCTTGGCGTAGAGCAGCGCACAACACTGGAGCTACTGCGGGAGTTCGGGCCGATGAGTCCTCTGGAGCTGTTCGGGCTATATGGACCGAGGCTTCACCTGTTAGGCTCGGGCGACCTGCAGTATTGGCATGTACTGCGAGGCATGTTGCAAGGCGAGTCTCCGCTGTTGCAGATGGAAGGTGAGAGCGATTTGCCGCTCTACAACGAGGATTCGTCCGGGCTGAAGCAAAACCTGCTGAAGGTGACGGAGCAAGGGCTGGCAGCGCTGGAAGGCCGATTCCAAGTTGACGCGGCATACAGATTGGGGGACAAAACGGCAGGTTCATTGCTGAGCATAACGGTGGATGGACTACAGGAAGAAGAATGGCTCGGTGGTATCCGTCTGAGCGCCAGTAAAATGCGCTGGCTATGGGATTTGGAGCAGGAGCGCCCCATAGAAATGGAAGCGGATAACTAA